The Pseudanabaena sp. ABRG5-3 nucleotide sequence CAGTGCCAAACCATCGTCCTAGACGTAGTGCCGTGTCAGCAGTAATACCTCTTTGTCCTTTGAGAATTTGCGTAATCCGATTTGTGGGGATATGGAGCGATCGCGCTAGTTCTGATGCACTAATTCCCAGTTCTTCTAGCTCATCTGCTAAGATTTCGCCAGCGTGAATTGCAGGTCTTGCCATAGTTTTTTCTCCTTTAGTGATAATCGACAATTTCGATATTAAATGGGCGATTTTCTGTTTCTGTCCACTCAAAACAAATACGCCATTTGTCATTTATGCGGATGCTGTACTGTCCTTTTCTATCTCCGCCTAGTGCCTCAAAACGGTTACTTGGCAATGCCATAAGAGCTTCTTTATTAGGTGCGGCTTCTAGAATTTCTAGACGTTTGTATGCTTGCCTTTCAAAGCCTTGAAATTCTTTGACACGATCGCCAGCCGCAAATTTGGCTGTACGTTTGTCTTTATATTTTTGAGGCATAGGCAAGTTTTATGTGTTACGTCAAGCATAACATTTATATCGCTATACAGCAAAACATACAATTGAACGGCGATCTCCTAAAAATCACGACTCATTGTAATAGCGATCACTTTTAGAAGATAGATTGTTAATGCGATCGCTAGATCCCTTAAACGCAACTGCTGGAGTTGATAGATTTATTGCGAGTTGCTCTTGATGGGGAAAAAATATTGCCACTGGATCAATAAGCAGAGCTAGACACTTTAGTGCTGCACTACGAGCGGAAACTTACACTAACAAACGCTTTAATGTAGTAATGGGCTAATATTACATTGCGCTCAATTATTTCTTATAGTAAGCAACACGAAAAGTTGTTTAATTATCAGGCTATTAGTAGTTTGCGTAGAGAGAATGATGACTATAATGGATGATTTTAGGAATGAAAAATAAATTAACAGTTTGGATAAGCAATCAGTGGAAATCTTCAAACTACCTAAGATATATTCTTAAATTGTTAAAACCTAAGATGAATTGGTTTCCCTTGCTAGGATTTATCTTTACTATAGTTCTTGTAATTGGTATTCCAGTTGGAATATTTGCTTTACTTTCTCCATCAAATTTTCAAGAACGAAAGGAAGCTACTCAACTTATCATCCAAGGTATGGGTGCATTAGTGATATTGACAGGGCTTTACTTTACTTGGAGAGGTAGTCAAGTTGCTCAGGAAAATCTTAAAGTTGCTCAGGAAAATCTTAAGGTTGCTCAAGATGGCAAAATTACAGAACGATTTAGTAGAGCAATCGATCAACTCGGAAACAAGCAACAAGTTGAGATTCGTTTAGGGGGTATCCATGCTTTAGGACGAATAGCTAAAGACTCAGAAACTGACTATTGGACAGTCATGGAAATTTTAGCTGCTTACATTCGACAAAATGCATTTTGGAACGGAATTGATTTATCTGAAGATCAATTGTCGGAAGAAACTACTACGACTGTTCAAGCAATTCTCGACATTTTCAAACGGCGAAACCTAAATTATGAGAAGGTTAAAGAACACTATTTTGATTTAGGAAAAACAAATTTAGTAAAGGCAAAACTGGGAGGAATATATTTTGGTAAAGCAAATCTTTCTAGAGTAAATCTTAGCAATGCATATTTAGTCAATGCCTGTCTCGAAGGAGTATATTTAAACTTAGCTATCCTTAGCAATGCTATTTTAGATGGTGCAAACCTTAAAAGTGCAGAGTGTATGGAATCAAAATTTGTTCATGCTTATCTAACTAAAACAATCCTTAGTGATGCATATTTAGTTGAGGCTGACTTTACACGTGCAAATCTTAGAGAGACTAATTTCACTAATGCAAATCTTTATCGAGCTATCTTTAATTATGCACTCATTAGAGGAAGTATTTTTAAGAATGCAACTCTTAATGAAACAGTATTTGTTAATGCAAAACTTATTGAAGTAGATTTAGAAGGAGCAGACCTTAGTGGGGCTAGTTTTAGAGGTGCAAATCTTAGCGGAATAAATTTAAGATATGCAAATTTATCAAAAGCTAATTTAGAAGGAGCTAATCTTAGTGGAGCTAATTTAGAAGGAGCTAATTTCAGCGAAGCTAATTTACAATGTTTAGACTGGCTTAGTTTATTTAGTGCTGGTGAAGACCTTACTCCTACAACTGCTAACTTAGAGGGTGCAAATCTAACAAATACAAATTTGGAAAAAGCAATCCTAGCTTTTGTCAATCTCCAAAATGCAACTCTAACAGGAGCTAACTTAAGTTATGCAGATCTAAATGGAGCCAACCTCCACTTTACAAATCTTAAGGGAACCGATCTGTCAATAGCCTATGGATTAAATCCTAGTATGCTTGATCATGCTGATATAGATAAAGATACTATTCTTCCAAATTATTTTAAATCAGGTGATTAATTTTGAGAACTTATGTTCATTGATAACAGGTAATGATCTAATGAGCGTAAGCAGTAGTATGTACTTATCTTTCTTAAATATAAAATAGCTACACCACTCATTAAAAACGATCGCCTAGAAATCACGACTCATAGTAATAGCGATCGCCTAACTCCTAAAATCGCCAATATAAGCTCCAATTTGTTTAAGTCCCTGCAAAACTTGGATACGTTCTGCTACATTTTCAAGTAACCGATAAGTAGGCGATCGCGTATATTGAGGCATATCTTGGTGGCGATCACATTTCAGAAACAATACTTCTCTTCCATTTGTAACCATTCCATAGCAGTTTGACTGTAATTTGGGAGCGCTCAACAAATAAGTAAGTGCTTGGG carries:
- a CDS encoding HigA family addiction module antitoxin — protein: MARPAIHAGEILADELEELGISASELARSLHIPTNRITQILKGQRGITADTALRLGRWFGTGAELWLNLQKAYELRLAEELAGEEIQKTIQPRSSNNQQLVQV
- a CDS encoding type II toxin-antitoxin system RelE/ParE family toxin, which gives rise to MPQKYKDKRTAKFAAGDRVKEFQGFERQAYKRLEILEAAPNKEALMALPSNRFEALGGDRKGQYSIRINDKWRICFEWTETENRPFNIEIVDYH
- a CDS encoding pentapeptide repeat-containing protein, producing the protein MKNKLTVWISNQWKSSNYLRYILKLLKPKMNWFPLLGFIFTIVLVIGIPVGIFALLSPSNFQERKEATQLIIQGMGALVILTGLYFTWRGSQVAQENLKVAQENLKVAQDGKITERFSRAIDQLGNKQQVEIRLGGIHALGRIAKDSETDYWTVMEILAAYIRQNAFWNGIDLSEDQLSEETTTTVQAILDIFKRRNLNYEKVKEHYFDLGKTNLVKAKLGGIYFGKANLSRVNLSNAYLVNACLEGVYLNLAILSNAILDGANLKSAECMESKFVHAYLTKTILSDAYLVEADFTRANLRETNFTNANLYRAIFNYALIRGSIFKNATLNETVFVNAKLIEVDLEGADLSGASFRGANLSGINLRYANLSKANLEGANLSGANLEGANFSEANLQCLDWLSLFSAGEDLTPTTANLEGANLTNTNLEKAILAFVNLQNATLTGANLSYADLNGANLHFTNLKGTDLSIAYGLNPSMLDHADIDKDTILPNYFKSGD